The following coding sequences are from one Achromobacter sp. B7 window:
- the argA gene encoding amino-acid N-acetyltransferase, whose protein sequence is MPDLEPDTVSALEAPEFAPAQFVRWFRDVAPYVHAFRGKTFVVAFGGELVQAGALNALVQDLSLLSSLGIRLVLVHGSRPQVNEQLRLKGYTQQFDRGLAPTDAAALECAKEAAGEIRLDIEAAFSQGLPNTPMSHAHIRVISGNFVTARPTGVLEGVDYKHTGQVRKIDVEALKFAIEKGSSVVLLSPLGFSPTGDAFNLAMEDLATSVAVALRAEKLIFLSTSQGVLNDDGTLDTELARVDADALLAGGELDEETHAFLQYASLAVKRGVARAHLLPFALDGSVLLEIFTHDGVGTMVVEDTLDDLRAATIDDVGAILSLIEPLEADGTLVPRPRSVIERDVENFTVLEHDGVIYGCAALHTFADEQMAEMACLIVHPEWQGSGEGEILLRHMESRARASGAKRLFVLTTRTSHWFMKRGFVQGGIADLPREKQNNYNRSRNSLVFIKKL, encoded by the coding sequence ATGCCCGACCTGGAACCAGACACCGTCTCCGCCCTTGAAGCCCCGGAATTCGCACCCGCCCAATTCGTCCGATGGTTTCGAGACGTGGCGCCCTATGTGCATGCATTCCGAGGCAAGACGTTCGTGGTGGCGTTTGGCGGCGAACTGGTTCAGGCCGGCGCGCTCAATGCGCTGGTGCAGGACTTGTCGCTGCTGTCGTCCCTGGGCATCCGGCTGGTGCTGGTGCACGGGTCCCGGCCCCAGGTCAATGAACAGCTGCGCCTGAAGGGCTACACACAGCAGTTCGACCGTGGCCTGGCCCCCACCGACGCGGCCGCGCTGGAATGCGCCAAGGAAGCCGCGGGCGAAATCCGCCTGGACATCGAAGCCGCGTTCAGCCAGGGGCTGCCCAACACGCCGATGTCGCATGCGCACATCCGCGTCATTTCCGGCAACTTCGTCACCGCCCGCCCCACTGGCGTGCTCGAAGGGGTGGACTACAAGCACACCGGCCAGGTCCGCAAGATCGACGTCGAGGCATTGAAGTTCGCCATCGAAAAAGGCTCGTCCGTGGTGCTGCTGTCGCCCCTGGGCTTCTCGCCGACGGGCGACGCGTTCAACCTGGCCATGGAAGACCTGGCCACCAGCGTCGCCGTGGCCCTGCGCGCTGAAAAACTGATCTTCCTGTCGACCTCGCAAGGCGTGCTGAACGATGACGGCACGCTGGACACCGAACTGGCGCGCGTGGATGCCGACGCGTTGCTGGCCGGCGGCGAACTTGACGAGGAAACGCACGCTTTCCTGCAATACGCGTCGCTGGCGGTCAAGCGCGGCGTGGCGCGCGCCCACTTGCTGCCCTTTGCGCTGGACGGCAGCGTGCTGCTTGAAATCTTCACCCACGACGGCGTGGGCACCATGGTGGTCGAAGACACGCTGGACGATTTGCGCGCCGCCACGATCGACGACGTGGGCGCCATCCTCAGCCTGATCGAACCGCTGGAAGCGGACGGCACGCTGGTGCCGCGCCCGCGCAGCGTGATCGAGCGCGACGTAGAAAACTTCACCGTGCTGGAGCACGACGGCGTCATCTACGGCTGCGCGGCGCTGCACACCTTTGCCGACGAACAGATGGCCGAGATGGCCTGCCTGATCGTGCACCCGGAATGGCAAGGCTCGGGCGAAGGCGAAATCCTGCTGCGCCATATGGAGTCCCGCGCACGCGCTTCCGGCGCCAAGCGCTTGTTCGTGCTGACCACGCGCACGTCGCACTGGTTCATGAAGCGCGGCTTCGTGCAAGGCGGCATTGCCGACCTGCCGCGTGAAAAGCAGAACAACTACAACCGGTCGCGCAACAGCCTCGTCTTCATCAAGAAGCTGTAA
- a CDS encoding phosphocholine-specific phospholipase C, with product MKEESRLPLPADPPSSIQRAMQIEPDRQTGTLRDVRHVVILMQENRSFDHYFGTLPGVRGFADPHPVPTIAGNVLTQTDGAATCRPYSLRAEHASDTPVGYITPHTWLDAQDAWNDGRMDHWLPAKGRLGLGAYSSQDVPFQTALANAFTVCDAYHCSLHAGTNPNRLFLWTGTNDPTGTAGGPALVNTYDRLGPATEGYGWTTYPERLQDAGVDWRIYQDMADNFHDNPLAGFRQYRQAYASSAESAPLRDRALSTHTLDDLAHDVATGQLPAVSWIIAPTADSEHPEVSSPRQGGAYTERVLDILTGNPDTWSRCVFLVTYDENDCFFDHAPPPAPPARHDDGYSGGLSTVELDGEYHDARCGPSAALEDPAALHGRAFGLGPRVPMLVVSPWSRGGWVNSQVFDHTSVIRFLEARFGVAEPNISAWRRAVAGDLTSAFDFSGDRGPHHPDSNRHACALPYALEAVGRMTADAEHYRLTLRNPGSAAAVLHVYDRLDLARAPRRYTIGPGARLDDGWRLGTGGAYDLWLLGPDGFHRQFKGDAQDAGMLEAQLVPVTSGLRIRLVNHSDTPQPVKLESNMGDGWRTMAHVQAGGALELKYVGCEGWYDVQVSAPALPAFGRRLAGRIDAGKPGVPDPRLCQGAVLPL from the coding sequence ATGAAAGAAGAATCGCGCTTGCCTCTCCCCGCCGATCCGCCGTCGTCCATTCAGCGCGCCATGCAGATCGAACCCGATCGCCAGACGGGTACGCTGCGCGATGTCCGGCACGTTGTCATCCTGATGCAGGAAAATCGGTCGTTCGATCATTATTTCGGCACACTGCCTGGCGTGCGAGGCTTTGCCGATCCGCATCCCGTGCCCACCATCGCCGGCAACGTGCTGACGCAGACTGACGGCGCGGCCACCTGCCGGCCTTATTCGCTGCGCGCCGAACATGCCAGCGACACGCCCGTCGGCTATATCACGCCGCACACCTGGCTGGATGCGCAAGACGCCTGGAACGACGGCCGCATGGACCACTGGCTGCCGGCCAAGGGCCGCCTGGGGCTGGGCGCCTACAGCAGCCAGGACGTCCCGTTCCAGACCGCCCTGGCCAACGCATTCACCGTGTGCGACGCCTACCACTGTTCATTGCACGCGGGCACCAATCCCAACCGCCTGTTCCTGTGGACGGGCACGAATGACCCCACCGGCACCGCCGGCGGCCCGGCGCTGGTGAACACCTACGACCGGCTGGGGCCAGCCACAGAAGGCTATGGCTGGACCACCTACCCCGAACGCCTGCAAGACGCCGGCGTGGACTGGCGCATCTACCAGGACATGGCCGACAACTTTCACGACAATCCGCTGGCAGGCTTCCGGCAGTATCGCCAAGCCTACGCCAGCAGCGCGGAGTCGGCGCCGCTGCGCGACCGTGCCCTGTCCACCCACACGCTGGATGACCTGGCGCACGACGTGGCCACCGGCCAGTTGCCGGCCGTGTCGTGGATCATCGCGCCCACGGCCGATTCGGAACATCCCGAAGTGTCGTCGCCCAGGCAGGGCGGCGCCTACACCGAGCGCGTGCTGGACATCCTGACCGGCAATCCCGACACCTGGAGCCGCTGCGTTTTCCTCGTTACCTATGACGAAAACGATTGCTTCTTCGACCACGCACCGCCGCCGGCGCCCCCCGCGCGCCACGACGATGGCTATTCGGGCGGCCTGTCCACGGTGGAACTGGACGGCGAATACCACGATGCCCGATGCGGACCCAGCGCCGCGTTGGAAGACCCTGCCGCCCTGCACGGCCGCGCTTTCGGGCTGGGGCCGCGCGTGCCGATGCTGGTGGTTTCGCCCTGGAGCCGAGGCGGCTGGGTCAATTCGCAGGTGTTCGATCACACCTCGGTGATCCGCTTTCTGGAAGCGCGCTTTGGCGTGGCCGAACCCAACATCAGCGCATGGCGGCGGGCCGTGGCGGGCGACCTGACATCCGCTTTCGACTTCAGCGGCGACCGGGGCCCGCATCATCCCGACAGCAACCGCCACGCCTGCGCCCTGCCGTACGCGCTGGAAGCCGTGGGCCGCATGACCGCCGATGCCGAGCACTATCGGCTGACCCTGCGCAACCCCGGCAGCGCAGCGGCCGTTTTGCACGTCTACGATCGCCTTGACCTGGCGCGCGCGCCCCGCCGCTACACCATCGGCCCCGGCGCCCGGCTGGACGATGGTTGGCGTCTGGGCACGGGCGGCGCCTACGATCTATGGCTGCTGGGTCCGGACGGCTTCCATCGCCAATTCAAGGGCGATGCGCAAGATGCCGGCATGCTGGAAGCGCAGCTGGTGCCGGTGACTTCCGGCCTGCGCATCCGGCTGGTCAACCACAGCGATACGCCTCAGCCGGTCAAGCTGGAATCGAACATGGGCGACGGTTGGCGCACGATGGCGCACGTGCAGGCGGGCGGCGCATTGGAGCTGAAGTACGTGGGCTGCGAAGGCTGGTACGACGTGCAGGTCAGTGCGCCCGCCCTGCCGGCTTTCGGGCGCAGGCTTGCGGGACGCATCGACGCCGGCAAGCCCGGCGTGCCCGACCCCCGGCTGTGCCAGGGCGCCGTGCTGCCGCTCTAG
- the rpiA gene encoding ribose-5-phosphate isomerase RpiA, with translation MLSQQELKQQAADAALQFVEQVAGPDVIIGVGTGSTADLFIDGLARFKGRIGGTVASSERSAARLAGHGLKVLDLNDVSTMPIYVDGADEIDADLSMIKGGGGALTREKIVASVAERFICIADESKLVQTLGKFPLPLEVIPMARESVARALTALGGQPRLREGFVTDNGNIILDVSGLAISDARAFEARVNNLPGVVTCGLFALAGADVALLATQSGIRRLDRAA, from the coding sequence ATGCTCTCCCAGCAAGAACTCAAGCAACAAGCCGCCGACGCCGCCCTGCAATTCGTAGAACAGGTCGCTGGCCCGGACGTCATCATCGGCGTGGGCACGGGCTCTACGGCCGATCTGTTCATCGACGGCCTGGCGCGTTTCAAGGGCCGCATCGGCGGCACCGTCGCCAGCTCGGAGCGCAGCGCGGCCCGCCTCGCGGGTCACGGCCTGAAGGTGCTGGACCTGAACGATGTGTCGACCATGCCCATCTACGTGGACGGCGCCGACGAAATCGACGCGGACCTGTCCATGATCAAGGGCGGCGGCGGCGCGCTGACGCGCGAGAAAATCGTGGCCTCGGTGGCTGAACGTTTCATCTGCATCGCCGACGAATCCAAGCTGGTCCAGACGCTGGGCAAGTTTCCGCTGCCGCTGGAAGTGATTCCGATGGCGCGCGAATCCGTGGCCCGCGCCCTGACGGCCCTGGGCGGGCAGCCGCGCCTGCGCGAGGGATTCGTCACCGACAACGGCAACATCATCCTGGATGTGTCGGGCCTGGCTATCTCGGATGCGCGCGCGTTCGAGGCGCGGGTCAACAACCTGCCCGGCGTGGTCACCTGCGGTTTATTCGCCCTGGCCGGCGCCGACGTGGCGCTGCTGGCCACGCAGTCGGGCATCCGCCGCCTGGACCGCGCGGCGTAA
- a CDS encoding oxidative damage protection protein, which translates to MSRIVNCVKLKREAEGLDFPPYPGELGTKIWQSISKEAWEEWKAIQTRLVNENRLNLADARARKYLKEQMERFLFEDGTVEAHGYVPPSA; encoded by the coding sequence ATGTCCCGTATCGTCAACTGTGTGAAATTGAAGCGTGAAGCCGAAGGGCTGGATTTCCCCCCCTACCCCGGTGAACTCGGCACGAAGATCTGGCAGAGCATTTCCAAGGAAGCCTGGGAAGAATGGAAAGCCATCCAGACGCGCCTGGTCAATGAAAACCGCCTGAACCTGGCTGACGCCCGCGCCCGCAAGTACCTGAAAGAACAGATGGAGCGCTTCCTGTTCGAAGACGGCACCGTCGAAGCCCACGGCTACGTTCCGCCGTCGGCCTGA
- the phoU gene encoding phosphate signaling complex protein PhoU, with protein MTEHTNKQFDADLESVRSQFLQMGGLVEAMIQEAIDALATGDLSLVEKVREREKEVNRHEVEIDESISRILARHQPTAIDLRMLMAVSKMLTDMERSGDEAEKVATVARRIHEAELRHIPVIELRHMAAAVRTMLHQALDAFARLDPIQAAAVVRSDKEVDKEWKGALRHLITYMIEDPRTISRAIDMIFIARALERIGDHAKNMSERVIYMVKGADVRHTGVKNTERLARGEEESEEDA; from the coding sequence ATGACGGAGCATACAAACAAGCAGTTCGACGCCGATCTGGAAAGCGTCCGTTCGCAGTTCTTGCAAATGGGCGGCTTGGTGGAAGCCATGATCCAGGAAGCGATCGACGCGCTGGCCACCGGCGACCTGTCGCTGGTGGAAAAAGTCCGCGAGCGGGAAAAAGAAGTCAACCGCCACGAAGTCGAGATCGACGAGAGCATCAGCCGCATCCTGGCCCGCCACCAGCCCACCGCGATCGACCTGCGCATGCTGATGGCCGTGTCCAAGATGCTGACCGACATGGAACGCTCGGGCGACGAGGCCGAGAAAGTTGCCACCGTGGCGCGTCGCATCCACGAAGCCGAACTGCGCCACATCCCGGTGATTGAGCTGCGCCACATGGCCGCCGCGGTGCGCACCATGCTGCATCAGGCGCTGGACGCGTTTGCGCGCCTTGACCCGATCCAGGCCGCCGCCGTCGTGCGCAGCGACAAGGAAGTGGACAAGGAATGGAAGGGCGCACTGCGCCACCTCATCACCTACATGATCGAAGACCCGCGCACCATTTCGCGCGCTATCGACATGATCTTCATTGCGCGTGCGCTGGAACGCATTGGCGACCATGCCAAGAACATGTCCGAACGCGTGATCTACATGGTCAAGGGCGCGGACGTGCGTCACACGGGCGTCAAGAACACCGAGCGCCTGGCGCGCGGTGAAGAAGAGTCGGAAGAGGACGCGTAA